The Methanomicrobiales archaeon HGW-Methanomicrobiales-1 genome includes a region encoding these proteins:
- the twy1 gene encoding 4-demethylwyosine synthase TYW1 — protein MPSAPCNALRKQGYQFFSKTSGAALKPCMWCKRALMGGDMCYKHQFYGIDSHRCVQMTPTLRCNQRCLFCWRSYEEEMPEEKECSPETILAGLHKFQKKALAGYNSILDNTVTSEKWQEALDPKHVAISLSGEPTLYSQLPALIDLFNDKGYTTFLVSNGTNPDMLRRCHPYQMYVSLDAPDRETYIAVCRPEEDYWEQVNESLALLGTRRSAVRITLVKGLNDFSPEKYAAILQDSGASFVEVKGYMYLGYSRNRLARENMPAHEYVRSFAEKIAAACDYRFKDENILSRVVCLERIT, from the coding sequence ATGCCATCCGCACCATGTAATGCCCTGCGAAAGCAGGGATACCAGTTTTTTTCAAAGACTTCAGGCGCTGCTCTCAAGCCCTGCATGTGGTGCAAACGGGCACTTATGGGCGGTGACATGTGTTACAAGCACCAGTTCTATGGGATTGACAGCCACCGTTGCGTCCAGATGACCCCCACCCTGCGCTGCAACCAGCGCTGCCTATTCTGCTGGAGATCCTACGAAGAAGAGATGCCCGAGGAAAAGGAGTGCTCTCCGGAAACAATTCTGGCCGGATTACACAAGTTCCAGAAAAAAGCTCTTGCCGGGTACAATTCCATCCTCGATAATACAGTCACTTCCGAAAAGTGGCAGGAAGCCCTGGATCCAAAACACGTCGCGATCTCGCTCTCCGGGGAACCGACACTCTACAGCCAGCTCCCGGCGCTGATCGATCTCTTCAACGATAAAGGCTATACAACATTTCTCGTGAGCAACGGAACAAATCCTGACATGCTCCGGAGGTGCCACCCGTACCAGATGTATGTCTCGCTCGATGCGCCGGATCGGGAGACCTACATCGCGGTATGCCGCCCGGAGGAGGATTACTGGGAGCAGGTAAATGAGAGCCTTGCCCTGCTGGGAACGCGGCGATCCGCAGTGCGGATTACCCTTGTCAAGGGTCTCAACGATTTCTCTCCGGAAAAATACGCCGCGATCCTGCAGGATTCGGGCGCGTCATTTGTGGAAGTGAAGGGATATATGTATCTGGGATACAGTAGAAACCGGTTGGCTAGAGAGAACATGCCGGCGCATGAGTATGTACGATCGTTTGCAGAAAAGATTGCAGCAGCGTGCGATTACCGGTTTAAAGATGAGAATATTTTGAGCAGAGTGGTCTGCCTGGAGCGTATAACATGA
- a CDS encoding O-phosphoserine--tRNA ligase, protein MRFNPEEWKRKSRENFEGAWHEGPSVVTPPGHAATYPCLTFKRAQAHPIFATINRLRETYLSLGFDEAENPVIIEEQDIYRQFGPEAMAVLDRVFYLGGLPRPNVGIARKQLDEINEILMSHRSPLAHGDTVPVEQAHLHEHYKSMTKETEEHLRETLHAYKKSEIDGDELTFELSKVLGVDDALVVHILDVVFPEFRALVPESSRSTLRSHMTSGWFMTLGAIWEKTALPIRMFSVDRCFRREQAEGPTRLMTYHSASCIIAGENVTIEDGKAVSEALLSAFGYTDFRFQPDEKRSKYYMPDSQTEVYARHPVHGWVEVATFGMYSPSALAEYGIGVPVMNLGLGVERLAMIAYNSNDVRQLCFPQFFPRPITDRDIARAVHVREEPASPEGKQLAAAIIRVATANGAAAGPCSFDAWEGTLGGVAIKVAVEEPESNAKLCGPACANEIFVHEGSILGVPDVEKWKQARTEGVSTGISYLSAVAALAAARIEEAARCGKATTVQVKMAKLPSDINLKIEEFAMRAITDNNKKVDVRGPVFLSVSSTIKE, encoded by the coding sequence ATGAGATTCAATCCCGAAGAATGGAAGCGAAAATCACGTGAGAATTTTGAAGGTGCATGGCATGAAGGGCCATCTGTAGTTACACCGCCGGGACATGCGGCAACATACCCATGCCTTACGTTCAAACGGGCCCAGGCGCACCCGATCTTTGCCACGATAAACCGGCTCCGCGAGACCTACCTTTCGCTGGGATTCGATGAAGCCGAAAACCCAGTCATCATCGAGGAACAGGACATCTACCGGCAGTTCGGCCCCGAGGCAATGGCCGTGCTCGACCGGGTCTTCTATCTCGGGGGACTTCCCCGTCCGAACGTGGGGATCGCCCGGAAACAGCTCGATGAGATCAATGAGATCCTGATGAGCCATCGGAGCCCGCTCGCACACGGGGATACCGTGCCGGTCGAACAAGCTCACCTGCATGAACATTACAAATCCATGACAAAAGAAACCGAGGAGCACCTGCGCGAGACGCTCCACGCGTACAAGAAATCGGAGATCGACGGGGACGAACTGACCTTCGAGCTCTCCAAGGTGCTTGGGGTGGATGACGCGCTGGTTGTGCACATCCTCGACGTTGTTTTTCCGGAGTTCAGGGCACTCGTTCCGGAATCTTCGCGTTCAACGCTCCGCAGCCACATGACGAGCGGCTGGTTCATGACTCTCGGAGCGATCTGGGAGAAAACAGCGCTTCCCATCCGTATGTTCTCAGTTGACCGGTGTTTCCGGCGCGAACAGGCTGAAGGGCCGACCCGTCTCATGACCTATCATTCGGCATCGTGTATCATTGCCGGAGAAAATGTCACCATTGAAGATGGTAAAGCCGTCAGCGAGGCACTCCTTTCCGCATTCGGGTACACTGATTTCCGGTTCCAGCCGGATGAGAAACGTTCCAAGTATTATATGCCGGATTCGCAGACCGAGGTCTATGCCCGCCACCCGGTACATGGCTGGGTTGAGGTGGCAACGTTTGGGATGTACTCCCCCTCAGCACTTGCCGAGTACGGTATCGGCGTACCGGTCATGAACCTCGGGTTAGGTGTAGAGCGACTCGCGATGATTGCGTACAATTCAAATGACGTCCGTCAACTCTGTTTCCCCCAGTTCTTCCCCCGACCCATTACTGACCGGGATATTGCCCGGGCGGTTCATGTACGGGAAGAACCGGCATCCCCGGAAGGAAAGCAGCTTGCAGCAGCAATTATCCGTGTCGCTACCGCAAATGGCGCCGCTGCCGGACCATGCTCATTCGATGCATGGGAAGGGACTCTTGGCGGAGTAGCGATAAAAGTGGCAGTAGAAGAGCCGGAATCCAATGCAAAGCTCTGCGGTCCCGCCTGCGCCAATGAAATATTCGTCCATGAAGGATCGATTCTGGGTGTGCCGGATGTTGAGAAGTGGAAACAGGCGCGGACAGAGGGAGTCTCAACCGGCATCAGCTACCTGAGCGCAGTTGCAGCGCTCGCCGCTGCCCGCATCGAAGAAGCTGCCCGGTGCGGGAAGGCCACCACGGTGCAGGTGAAGATGGCAAAACTCCCCAGTGACATTAACCTGAAGATCGAGGAGTTCGCAATGCGTGCAATAACAGATAATAACAAAAAAGTGGACGTAAGGGGCCCGGTATTCCTTTCCGTCAGTTCAACAATCAAAGAATAA